In bacterium, a single window of DNA contains:
- a CDS encoding response regulator, producing the protein MENIRILITDDEPGMRMAVVRTLRDYKVKLPDVEVEVSFTIDEASSGEEALEKINTIHPHILLLDYKLPGMSGLEVLEKIEPRKNELLTIMITAYASLETAITATKRGAYDFLPKPFTPEELKHVIRKTAGRFILISQARKLAEEKRKVRFQFISVLAHELKAPLAAIEGYLQIMKSHTVGDNITGYDQVIDRSMVRLDGMRKLIVDLLDMTRIESGEKQRELTEIDIRDVARTAMETVLPQASERSVTIALHADKPVTMMADRGEIEIILNNLVSNAVKYNRDNGKVDITITGRNGTVTIIVADTGIGLTKDEADKLFNDFVRIKNEKTRTILGSGLGLSIVKKLALLYNGDAVVSSEPDVGSTFTVTLRKG; encoded by the coding sequence ATGGAAAACATTCGGATACTCATCACCGACGACGAGCCCGGAATGCGCATGGCAGTTGTGCGCACGCTGCGTGATTACAAGGTAAAGCTCCCCGATGTGGAAGTGGAGGTCAGTTTCACGATAGACGAGGCTTCCAGCGGAGAAGAAGCGCTTGAGAAGATCAATACCATCCACCCGCACATTCTTCTCCTCGATTACAAGCTCCCCGGCATGAGCGGGCTCGAGGTGCTCGAAAAAATCGAGCCCAGAAAAAACGAACTGCTGACCATCATGATCACAGCATATGCATCGCTCGAAACAGCGATAACGGCAACCAAGCGGGGCGCCTATGACTTCCTTCCGAAACCGTTCACACCGGAAGAGCTCAAGCATGTCATCCGTAAAACCGCGGGTCGGTTCATCCTCATAAGCCAGGCCCGCAAGCTGGCCGAGGAAAAACGCAAGGTCCGTTTCCAGTTCATTTCGGTGCTCGCCCATGAATTGAAAGCTCCCCTCGCGGCGATAGAAGGCTACCTCCAGATCATGAAAAGCCACACGGTCGGCGACAACATCACCGGGTATGACCAGGTCATCGACCGGAGCATGGTTCGTCTCGACGGGATGCGCAAGCTCATTGTCGATCTTCTCGACATGACCCGTATCGAGTCGGGCGAAAAACAGCGCGAGCTCACCGAGATCGATATCAGGGATGTCGCCAGAACCGCCATGGAAACGGTTCTTCCACAGGCCAGCGAACGCTCAGTCACGATAGCCCTCCATGCGGACAAACCGGTAACCATGATGGCCGACCGCGGGGAAATCGAAATCATCCTCAACAACCTCGTCTCCAACGCGGTCAAGTACAACAGGGACAACGGGAAGGTCGACATAACCATTACCGGGCGGAACGGCACGGTCACCATCATCGTGGCGGACACCGGTATCGGACTGACGAAGGACGAGGCGGACAAGCTGTTCAACGATTTCGTGCGTATCAAAAACGAGAAAACCCGCACCATCCTCGGAAGCGGGCTCGGCCTGTCCATTGTCAAAAAGCTCGCGCTGCTCTACAACGGCGATGCAGTGGTTTCGAGCGAACCGGATGTGGGAAGCACCTTCACGGTGACGTTGAGGAAAGGATAA
- a CDS encoding 4Fe-4S binding protein, which produces MSRKCTTNFSGNRSVKRATTSCILTTTPVRKCCCKEKQGYTLRTKSFVTTIKERCRVCYTCVRECPAKAILISDGQAEIISERCINCGNCVKVCSQGAKQVISSIDEVWKLLTSGSDTVACVAPSFPAEFDRISPKQLVGMIRKLGFSYVTEVAFGADLVADRYRKLLAENHGKRYISTTCPALILYVEKYHPDLVKYLSPIVSPMVAMARALRSTYSKDMKIIFIGPCIAKKMEAASIHLHNEIDAVLTFKELREMFAEAKITSDMVKPFDFDPPHASLGSLFSISRGLLQSAQISEDLVTGRVVATDGRQNFVDAIKEFGSGDLNAELLEVLCCHGCISGPGISSQAPLFSRRSQVSKFVRDYITKRDHQQWLAEMAGYSDLDLSRTFTANDQRIPVRDEEEISKILAKMGKYTFQDELNCGACGYETCREHAVAIYKGLAEIEMCLPYTIEELRTTIKKLAVSNEQLADTQEALMHSEKLASMGQLAAGVAHEVNNPLGVVLMYAHLLRDENNENPKLRDDLTLIAEQADRCKKIVAGLLGFARENKVTLEETDINDLVERSLITVPTPENITIRFLREVENPITDLDRDQIIQVLTNVIGNAYAAMPDGGELTITTRGSETSVEFIISDTGIGIPKENLSKIYEPFFTTKQLGKGTGLGLAVTYGIIKMHYGNIKVKSNADPQAGPTGTTFTITLPRMNQKG; this is translated from the coding sequence ATGTCCAGAAAATGTACGACGAATTTCTCGGGAAACCGCTCGGTGAAAAGAGCCACGACCTCCTGCATACTCACTACCACACCCGTCAGGAAGTGCTGCTGTAAAGAAAAACAGGGGTATACATTGCGAACGAAATCGTTTGTCACCACCATAAAAGAACGCTGCCGCGTCTGTTATACCTGCGTCCGTGAATGCCCGGCCAAGGCCATTCTCATCTCGGATGGCCAGGCGGAGATAATCAGCGAGCGCTGTATAAACTGCGGCAACTGTGTCAAGGTATGCAGCCAGGGAGCGAAACAGGTCATTAGCTCCATCGATGAAGTCTGGAAGCTGCTTACATCGGGCTCGGATACCGTGGCGTGCGTTGCTCCGAGCTTTCCTGCGGAGTTTGACAGAATCAGCCCGAAACAGCTTGTCGGGATGATCAGGAAGCTCGGTTTTTCCTATGTAACCGAGGTGGCATTCGGAGCCGATCTTGTCGCAGACCGCTATCGCAAGCTGCTTGCGGAAAACCACGGGAAACGGTACATTTCAACCACATGTCCTGCCCTGATACTGTATGTCGAAAAATATCATCCCGATCTCGTTAAATATCTCAGCCCGATTGTCTCCCCGATGGTGGCGATGGCGCGGGCGCTCAGAAGCACGTACTCGAAAGATATGAAAATTATTTTTATCGGTCCCTGCATTGCCAAAAAGATGGAGGCCGCAAGCATTCATCTGCATAATGAAATCGATGCCGTCCTCACCTTCAAGGAACTGCGGGAGATGTTTGCGGAGGCGAAAATAACATCGGACATGGTCAAACCGTTCGACTTCGACCCGCCCCATGCCAGTCTCGGTTCTCTTTTTTCGATCAGCAGGGGCCTGCTCCAGTCAGCACAGATTTCCGAAGACCTCGTCACCGGCAGGGTTGTGGCAACCGATGGCCGTCAGAACTTCGTTGACGCTATCAAAGAGTTCGGATCGGGCGACCTCAACGCGGAACTGCTGGAAGTTCTCTGCTGCCATGGCTGCATTTCGGGTCCCGGAATCAGTTCCCAGGCTCCCCTTTTCAGCCGCCGCTCGCAGGTCAGCAAATTTGTCCGCGACTATATCACCAAACGAGACCACCAGCAGTGGCTCGCCGAAATGGCCGGGTATTCCGACCTCGACCTGAGCAGGACATTTACCGCAAACGACCAGCGCATCCCTGTTCGCGACGAGGAGGAAATCAGCAAGATACTGGCAAAAATGGGTAAATATACCTTTCAGGACGAGTTGAACTGCGGCGCCTGCGGTTACGAGACATGCCGCGAACATGCGGTTGCAATATACAAGGGACTTGCCGAAATCGAGATGTGTCTGCCCTACACGATCGAAGAGCTCAGAACGACCATAAAGAAACTCGCCGTATCGAATGAACAGCTCGCCGATACACAGGAAGCGCTCATGCACTCTGAAAAGCTTGCGAGCATGGGCCAGCTCGCGGCCGGAGTCGCCCACGAAGTCAACAATCCGCTCGGGGTCGTTCTCATGTACGCCCATCTGCTCCGTGACGAAAACAATGAAAATCCGAAGCTCCGTGACGACCTCACCCTGATTGCGGAACAGGCCGACCGCTGCAAGAAGATCGTGGCAGGACTCCTCGGATTCGCCCGTGAGAACAAGGTTACACTCGAAGAGACGGATATCAACGATCTGGTCGAACGGAGCCTGATTACCGTTCCGACGCCGGAAAATATCACCATCCGGTTTCTCAGGGAAGTCGAGAATCCCATAACAGACCTCGACCGTGACCAGATAATCCAGGTTCTGACCAATGTCATCGGTAATGCCTATGCGGCGATGCCCGATGGCGGCGAGCTCACGATAACAACTCGGGGTTCCGAAACCTCGGTGGAATTTATCATTTCGGATACCGGTATCGGCATTCCGAAAGAAAACCTGAGCAAAATCTACGAACCGTTCTTTACGACAAAACAGCTCGGGAAAGGCACAGGGCTCGGACTGGCTGTGACGTACGGCATTATCAAGATGCACTACGGGAACATCAAGGTCAAATCCAATGCCGACCCGCAGGCAGGACCGACGGGGACAACGTTCACCATTACCCTTCCCCGTATGAATCAAAAAGGATAA
- a CDS encoding response regulator has translation METPRTQKKILIVDDDIDLLLQLRLQLEAAGFEVISAESKTEAEKILKDTRPDMAIVDLMMEHMDAGFTLSYHIKKIDPSIPVIMVTAVTRETGLEFDVSGGEDQVWLKADAILAKPIRFEQLQREISRLLKG, from the coding sequence ATGGAAACTCCCCGTACACAGAAAAAGATACTCATTGTCGATGACGATATCGATCTTCTGCTCCAGCTCAGACTCCAGCTCGAAGCGGCCGGATTCGAGGTCATCAGTGCCGAAAGCAAAACCGAGGCAGAAAAAATTCTAAAAGATACCAGACCCGATATGGCAATTGTCGATCTCATGATGGAGCACATGGACGCCGGCTTCACTCTCAGTTACCACATCAAGAAAATCGACCCGTCGATTCCGGTGATCATGGTTACCGCGGTCACACGGGAAACCGGCCTCGAATTCGATGTGAGCGGAGGCGAAGACCAGGTATGGCTCAAAGCCGATGCGATCCTCGCAAAACCCATCAGGTTCGAGCAGCTCCAGCGTGAAATCAGCCGGCTGTTGAAGGGATAA
- a CDS encoding [FeFe] hydrogenase, group A → MVKIEVNNKVIEAEDGETILTAIRRAGIRVPTLCHMENLFPSGACRMCVVEVEGQRNLVPSCAFPVAEGMKIRTHSPRVVNARKTIIELLLAAHPDDCLYCSRSGSCELQQLAEEFGVSQRRFSGEKNIYHIDTSNLSIIRDPSKCILCGRCVRVCEEIQGVSAIDFAGRGNKTTVETAFRSGLNVSSCINCGQCIAVCPTGALTEQSHITAVLDALNDPDKYVVVQHAPSISVTLAEEFGLKPGADINGIMVTALRQLGFNRVFDTSFSADLTIMEEASELVNRIATGGKLPMMTSCSPGWIKYVEQFYPDFIDNLSTCKSPQQMLGALIKHYFADREGISPDSIFSVSVMPCTAKKFEAARPEMLHESIPDVDAVLTTRELAKIIRMRGIDLFSLEPDTADTPFGVRSTAGKLFGATGGVMEAALRTAYFLLTGSEMSDYKIPDIRGLKGRKEIHLTIGDRTLGFAVVNGLANARLLLEEIRAGRSDIHFIEVMTCPGGCISGGGQPRSTDSKAVRMRMQKLYNIDRDERIHFSHRNPDVQKMYDEFLGKPLGEKSHDLLHTHYHTRQEVLL, encoded by the coding sequence ATGGTAAAAATCGAGGTCAACAACAAGGTCATCGAGGCGGAAGACGGTGAAACGATCCTGACCGCCATTCGCCGTGCAGGCATACGTGTTCCGACACTGTGCCACATGGAAAATCTGTTCCCGTCGGGCGCATGCCGTATGTGCGTGGTGGAAGTCGAGGGACAGCGTAATCTCGTGCCGAGCTGCGCTTTCCCCGTAGCCGAGGGCATGAAGATCAGGACGCACTCCCCGCGTGTGGTCAATGCCCGTAAAACCATCATCGAGCTCCTCCTTGCGGCTCATCCGGACGATTGCCTGTACTGTTCACGGAGCGGGAGCTGCGAGCTTCAGCAGCTTGCGGAGGAATTCGGTGTGTCCCAGCGCCGTTTTTCAGGCGAAAAGAACATATACCATATCGACACATCAAATCTTTCGATCATACGCGACCCCTCGAAGTGCATCCTCTGCGGCAGATGTGTCCGGGTGTGCGAAGAAATTCAGGGCGTTTCGGCAATTGATTTCGCCGGGCGCGGAAACAAAACCACCGTCGAAACCGCGTTCAGGAGCGGCCTCAATGTGTCGAGCTGCATCAACTGCGGACAATGTATCGCTGTCTGCCCGACCGGCGCGCTCACCGAGCAATCCCATATAACCGCGGTACTCGATGCGCTCAACGATCCCGACAAATATGTCGTTGTCCAGCACGCTCCGAGCATTTCCGTCACCCTCGCCGAGGAATTCGGTCTTAAACCGGGAGCGGACATAAACGGAATCATGGTAACAGCGCTGAGGCAGCTCGGTTTCAACCGGGTTTTCGATACCTCGTTTTCCGCGGACCTTACCATCATGGAAGAAGCCTCGGAGCTGGTCAATCGTATCGCAACAGGCGGGAAACTCCCCATGATGACAAGCTGCTCGCCCGGATGGATCAAATATGTCGAGCAGTTCTATCCCGATTTTATCGATAATCTCTCGACCTGCAAGAGTCCCCAGCAGATGCTCGGCGCGCTCATCAAGCACTATTTCGCCGACCGTGAGGGAATTTCACCGGACAGCATTTTCAGTGTTTCGGTCATGCCCTGCACCGCGAAAAAATTCGAGGCGGCCCGTCCCGAGATGCTCCATGAAAGCATCCCCGATGTGGACGCCGTTCTTACAACCCGTGAACTGGCGAAAATCATCCGGATGAGGGGCATCGACCTGTTCAGTCTCGAACCCGATACCGCCGATACTCCGTTCGGAGTCCGAAGCACCGCGGGCAAACTCTTCGGCGCCACCGGCGGGGTCATGGAAGCGGCCCTGAGAACAGCATATTTCCTCCTCACGGGCAGCGAAATGTCCGATTACAAAATTCCCGACATCCGCGGATTGAAGGGGCGCAAAGAAATTCATCTTACCATCGGCGACCGCACGCTGGGGTTTGCGGTTGTGAACGGCCTCGCGAATGCGCGGCTGCTCCTCGAAGAAATCCGTGCGGGACGGAGCGACATTCATTTCATCGAGGTCATGACATGCCCCGGCGGCTGTATTTCGGGCGGCGGCCAGCCTCGCAGCACCGATTCAAAGGCGGTGCGGATGCGCATGCAGAAGCTCTATAACATCGACCGTGACGAGCGGATACATTTCTCGCACAGGAATCCCGATGTCCAGAAAATGTACGACGAATTTCTCGGGAAACCGCTCGGTGAAAAGAGCCACGACCTCCTGCATACTCACTACCACACCCGTCAGGAAGTGCTGCTGTAA
- the nuoE gene encoding NADH-quinone oxidoreductase subunit NuoE, with the protein MNNDMKPIFAKFPNAQRDDLIPILQEVQEKKGFLSREDVVSIGKYLKLPASKIYGVATFYNQFRFQPRGQYNIQLCRGTACHVKGSEKVLDAVKRELNIAPGETTRDGVFSLEVVACIGACGLSPVISINGEFYAGVTQDKVKVIIDSYRGKAEEHDSEN; encoded by the coding sequence GTGAACAATGATATGAAACCGATTTTCGCAAAATTCCCCAATGCTCAGCGCGATGATCTTATACCCATTCTTCAGGAAGTCCAGGAAAAAAAAGGATTTCTGTCCCGCGAGGATGTCGTCAGCATTGGCAAGTACCTTAAATTGCCCGCCAGCAAGATTTATGGCGTGGCGACTTTTTACAACCAGTTCCGCTTTCAGCCCCGCGGTCAGTACAACATCCAGCTGTGCCGCGGAACCGCCTGTCATGTCAAGGGATCTGAAAAGGTGCTCGATGCCGTGAAACGCGAGCTCAATATCGCGCCGGGTGAAACGACGAGGGACGGTGTGTTCAGCCTGGAGGTGGTTGCCTGTATCGGCGCGTGCGGTCTGTCCCCGGTTATCAGCATCAATGGTGAATTCTATGCCGGTGTCACTCAGGACAAGGTCAAGGTAATCATCGACTCATACCGGGGAAAGGCCGAAGAACATGACTCAGAAAACTGA
- a CDS encoding NADH-quinone oxidoreductase subunit NuoF, whose product MTQKTDIWKTCESCWETTGIPCPDVIGLFLENREGKTGAAQDELALLRREKVNKPVIFIGTGTCGLGAGAGKTLARIRNYLSEHALEADIIEVGCIGLCVEEPLVDIQLPGRTRVSFSKVTEDKVNSLLDGVFSGAVEKETVLGQFRQDGLKPWPDIPCIDEHPFFAPQTRWVLANCGIIDPVSIDEYIAHGGYKAFAQSINGMTPDEVCETVIKSGLRGRGGGGFPTGKKWSLTLKTPGDQKYFICNADEGDPGAFMDRAVIEGDPFRVLEGLSIAAYAIGATKAYIYTRAEYPLAIQRLRQAIEQAIKYGLLGYNILDSGFNLEIKIKMGAGAFVCGEETALINSIEGKRGMPRPRPPYPSVRGLFDCPTAINNVETLANVPPIIANGADWFGSIGTKTSKGTKVFALSGKITRTGLVEVAMGTTLRRIIFEIGGGIPGGKKYKAVQIGGPSGGCIPEQHLDVEIDYESLKAVGAMMGSGGMVVMDEDTCMVDIAKFFMDFIQRESCGKCIPCREGTKRMLETLRSITRGRGTEKGIDSLDRFRGIMQLNRLAEVIRDTSLCGLGQSAPNPVLSTLRWFRDEYEAHVFERRCPAGACVELLTYRIDPEACRGCTLCLKKCPSGAIMGAPKSPHYIIPDKCIGCGTCAQVCRFNAVKVE is encoded by the coding sequence ATGACTCAGAAAACTGACATATGGAAAACATGTGAGAGCTGCTGGGAAACAACCGGGATACCCTGCCCCGATGTTATCGGGCTCTTTTTGGAAAACCGTGAAGGAAAAACGGGCGCAGCTCAGGACGAGCTGGCGCTTCTGCGTCGTGAAAAAGTGAATAAACCGGTCATATTCATCGGCACCGGGACATGCGGCCTTGGAGCCGGAGCGGGAAAAACCCTTGCGCGCATTCGGAATTATCTGAGCGAACATGCGCTCGAAGCGGACATAATCGAGGTCGGCTGCATCGGGCTGTGCGTCGAGGAACCCCTCGTCGATATTCAGCTTCCGGGACGGACACGGGTATCGTTCAGCAAAGTGACCGAAGATAAGGTGAACAGTCTCCTGGACGGTGTATTCAGCGGTGCCGTCGAAAAGGAAACCGTTCTGGGCCAGTTCAGGCAGGATGGCCTGAAACCATGGCCCGATATACCCTGTATCGACGAGCACCCGTTTTTCGCGCCCCAGACACGGTGGGTGCTTGCCAACTGCGGTATAATCGATCCGGTAAGTATCGACGAATACATCGCGCACGGCGGTTATAAGGCTTTTGCGCAGTCTATCAACGGCATGACACCGGACGAGGTCTGCGAAACGGTCATAAAAAGCGGTCTCAGAGGACGCGGCGGCGGCGGATTTCCCACGGGGAAAAAGTGGAGCCTTACCCTCAAGACGCCGGGAGACCAGAAGTACTTCATTTGTAACGCGGACGAGGGAGATCCCGGCGCGTTCATGGACAGGGCTGTCATCGAGGGCGATCCCTTCAGGGTTCTCGAAGGGCTCAGCATCGCCGCGTACGCTATCGGGGCGACGAAAGCATACATTTACACGCGCGCCGAGTATCCCCTTGCCATACAGCGGCTCAGGCAGGCTATCGAGCAGGCGATCAAGTACGGCCTGCTCGGGTACAACATACTCGACAGCGGATTCAACCTTGAAATCAAGATAAAAATGGGCGCCGGTGCGTTCGTCTGCGGCGAGGAAACCGCGCTCATAAACAGCATCGAGGGCAAGCGCGGAATGCCGAGGCCGAGGCCTCCTTATCCTTCCGTTCGCGGTCTTTTCGACTGTCCCACAGCCATCAATAATGTCGAGACTCTCGCCAATGTGCCGCCGATCATAGCAAATGGGGCCGACTGGTTCGGTTCTATCGGCACAAAGACCAGCAAGGGAACAAAAGTTTTCGCTCTTTCGGGCAAAATCACCCGCACAGGGCTCGTCGAGGTTGCCATGGGAACGACACTCCGACGGATCATTTTCGAAATCGGCGGTGGTATTCCCGGCGGCAAAAAATACAAAGCAGTGCAGATCGGCGGGCCATCGGGCGGCTGCATCCCCGAACAGCACCTCGATGTGGAGATCGATTACGAATCGCTGAAGGCTGTCGGCGCGATGATGGGTTCGGGCGGCATGGTGGTCATGGACGAGGACACCTGCATGGTGGATATCGCGAAGTTTTTCATGGACTTCATCCAGCGCGAAAGCTGCGGCAAATGCATCCCCTGCCGTGAGGGCACAAAGCGGATGCTCGAAACGCTCAGGAGCATCACCCGGGGACGGGGCACCGAAAAGGGCATCGATTCTCTGGACCGTTTCCGCGGCATCATGCAGCTGAACCGTCTCGCCGAGGTTATCAGGGACACGAGCCTCTGCGGACTCGGCCAGTCGGCTCCCAACCCTGTGCTCAGCACACTACGGTGGTTCCGGGATGAATACGAGGCCCATGTCTTTGAACGCCGCTGTCCAGCCGGCGCCTGTGTCGAGCTGCTCACGTACCGTATCGATCCCGAAGCGTGCCGGGGCTGTACCCTGTGTCTCAAAAAGTGCCCGAGCGGCGCCATAATGGGCGCGCCGAAAAGCCCGCATTACATCATTCCCGATAAATGTATCGGGTGCGGAACATGCGCCCAGGTTTGCCGTTTCAATGCTGTTAAAGTCGAGTAA
- a CDS encoding BlaI/MecI/CopY family transcriptional regulator, which translates to MSSLRFGRVQMRIMQVLWNYKEANAREITDELNKIEPIAHSTVQTLLRKLEQKKAIDHKIDNRTFIFYPLVKSENVTQSALHDFIDRIFAGSPGGLVSYLLKHENIPPEDLKKIRDLINQKEK; encoded by the coding sequence ATGTCTAGCCTGAGATTTGGTCGTGTGCAGATGAGAATCATGCAAGTCCTGTGGAATTACAAGGAGGCAAATGCACGCGAAATTACCGATGAACTTAACAAGATTGAGCCGATTGCACACAGTACCGTGCAGACATTGCTCAGAAAACTGGAGCAAAAGAAGGCTATCGATCATAAGATCGATAACCGCACCTTTATTTTTTACCCGCTCGTAAAATCGGAAAATGTCACCCAGAGCGCTTTACACGATTTCATCGACCGTATTTTTGCCGGCTCGCCGGGCGGGCTTGTTTCCTATCTCCTCAAGCATGAAAATATTCCTCCGGAAGATTTGAAGAAAATCCGTGATCTGATAAATCAGAAGGAGAAGTGA